One segment of Podospora pseudopauciseta strain CBS 411.78 chromosome 5 map unlocalized CBS411.78m_5.2, whole genome shotgun sequence DNA contains the following:
- the SIT4_1 gene encoding sporulation-induced protein (COG:D; EggNog:ENOG503NWBN; antiSMASH:Cluster_6), with amino-acid sequence MFWRFGGYNVSTIDTILEKESFQLEELLDESDLIQELKQHNPKLVEYLREQQVLEKLLQYVVAPKLEPVAAPDADEEEEQEDDEIGRPPVFPTTRSRSSSRATEPSGQEENEKKRNRYAFVAAEILSSDNYSIHEALMESRPLLRNFWEFLKRPTPLDPLQASYFTKVNESLFDKKTEEMLDLLKSFEGAIADILRHVDCPMIMDLLLKIISLERTESGQGVVEWLYTQNVMPTLLSFLGPEHSWATQTSAADFIKAIITVSANASQNEQTCIGPNELTRQLVSRPCVEQLIQYMLGGGNPLTCGVGIIIEVIRKNNSDYDPEGVDANAPPSCRDPIYLGTLLRLFADHVPDFMSLIMNSTAQKERLSSTFGDKIEPLGFDRFKTCELMAELLHCSNMGLLNEVGSEQFIAARDAQRQRLREEGRLIPARGVDDTPSSTEDLTMRTSQSSPAEERRKLEVMNISADDDGFEEVSHDTSDDVLELPDAPAPTQAPAFSMLEKDDADFVDEPLSSPRLNFKELDAEKRAESPPAFEDPDLVVAPLSPTKKAAQTGASKDQQSPPKPVADEKEPQTSDKSKEISTAELPALSTKSSVPKALDAADTLSPHPGDTPAPLFSSATAAKGDEAKDKTEQTSEPSPSPPKAEAAEDSPAGANANETTGEISIIIAPASDSATPAEGALTAPRPVVGDYLKMQFVRQEVVPTILRFFFKYPWNNFLHNVVYDIVQQVFNGPMDRGFNPTLAISLFEAADITNQIINGQLASEESQAQHKTRMGYMGHLTLIAEEVVKFTERHPPELLSEVVLDKVMAQDWISYVEGALAETRERDNAILGGVRPEVAMSNRAAQSSLVGVGLNGLSSIGLGGNNSNTLADAGLGGGSDLGDGSGAGASPFGISSGTMMSGFGSSSDEDEDEEQESEEDVNNEFRAYTDPLNANSSNSLNPPSIPPPPPPPPPLNIMPSRARMQLAARLAKRNAAAAAENGGQEGSSSNMDDGTSDAFTLPSLSASERLRNPFADDGDDEDNSSDEDNLDNAEDEGGASSSAWNRGSWWRGVVGGRSSSRRQGDNENQEKERFGDGRDDTDDSDDAVHEDDIDDEEFGDFAMPEVQSSGAMVSGIDPAREKILVKPMALHPSATKSSFGSLWPFGGQGFGANKEKEKEQEKKTEGEQGASTSPSSSPANAITEEPVELGKEEDEGVIGEDGQKINRAVEAKRRTSIEDPDDDDVGGEEIIVHKGPGVH; translated from the exons ATGTTTTGGAGGTTCGGCGGTTACAATGTCTCGACCATCGATACGATCCTCGAGAAAGAGTCCTTTCAACTAGAGGAGCTTCTCGATGAAAGCGACCTCATCCAAGAGCTTAAGCAGCACAATCCCAAACTCGTTGAATACCTGCGCGAGCAGCAGGTGCTTGAGAAGCTTCTTCAATATGTAGTAGCGCCAAAGCTCGAACCTGTCGCGGCGCCAGAtgccgatgaggaggaggagcaagaggATGACGAGATCGGAAGGCCACCTGTttttcccaccaccaggTCTCGGTCGTCATCACGAGCGACCGAGCCCAGCGGCCAGGAGGAAAATGAAAAGAAGCGCAATCGATACGCCTTCGTGGCGGCCGAAATACTGTCCTCAGACAACTACTCTATCCACGAGGCTCTTATGGAAAGCAGACCCCTCCTCCGGAATTTCTGGGAGTTCCTCAAGAGGCCGACGCCGCTCGATCCTTTGCAGGCCAGCTACTTCACCAAAGTAAACGAGTCTCTCTTCGATAAAAAGACGGAAGAAATGCTGGACCTTCTCAAGTCGTTTGAGGGAGCCATTGCCGATATTTTGAGACATGTGGACTGCCCCATGATCATGGATCTGCTGTTGAAGATCATCAGCTTGGAGCGCACAGAGAGCGGCCAAGGCGTTGTTGAG TGGCTATATACGCAGAACGTGATGCCAACtcttctctccttcctcggaCCAGAGCACAGCTGGGCCACCCAAACATCGGCCGCCGACTTCATCAAAGCCATCATTACTGTCTCAGCCAACGCTTCCCAAAACGAACAGACGTGTATCGGTCCGAACGAGCTGACAAGACAGCTGGTCTCCCGCCCTTGTGTCGAACAGTTGATCCAGTACATGCTGGGGGGTGGCAATCCACTCACGTGCGGTGTCGGCATCATCATTGAGGTCATTCGCAAGAACAACTCGGACTATGATCCCGAAGGCGTCGACGCCAACGCTCCTCCGTCGTGTCGCGACCCCATTTATCTCGGAACCCTTCTTCGCCTCTTTGCCGACCACGTTCCAGATTTCATGAGCCTGATCATGAACTCGACGGCACAAAAAGAACGTCTTTCCTCCACTTTCGGCGATAAGATCGAACCCCTTGGCTTTGATCGCTTCAAGACCTGCGAGCTAATGGCAGAACTTTTGCACTGCAGTAACATGGGCCTCTTGAACGAGGTTGGTTCTGAGCAGTTTATTGCTGCCCGTGACGCTCAGCGCCAACGGTTGAGAGAAGAGGGCCGTTTGATCCCTGCTCGTGGGGTTGATGACACGCCATCATCGACCGAGGATCTGACGATGCGCACATCGCAGTCATCGCCTGCTGAGGAGAGGCGGAAGCTTGAGGTCATGAACATATCTGCCGATGACGATGGGTTTGAGGAAGTGAGCCATGATACCTCGGACGATGTTTTGGAGCTCCCGGATGCCCCTGCGCCTACCCAAGCCCCAGCATTTTCCATGCTTGAAAAGGACGACGCGGACTTTGTTGATGAGCCACTCAGCTCACCAAGGCTGAACTTTAAGGAGCTTGACGCGGAAAAGAGAGCGGAGTCACCACCGGCCTTCGAGGATCCTGATCTGGTCGTCGCGCCTCTGTCGCCCACCAAAAAGGCAGCTCAAACTGGTGCAAGCAAGGATCAACAGAGCCCACCCAAACCAGTGGCTGATGAAAAAGAGCCGCAAACTTCGGACAAGAGCAAGGAAATCTCCACAGCGGAATTGCCTGCGTTGAGCACCAAGTCCTCCGTCCCCAAGGCTCTTGATGCTGCCGATACGTTGTCTCCCCACCCTGGTGACACGCCGGCTCCTTTATTTTCCAGTGCTACCGCCGCCAAGGGTGATGAGGCCAAAGATAAGACTGAGCAAACGTCAgagccatcgccatcgccaccaaAGGCCGAAGCTGCTGAGGATTCACCTGCCGGCGCCAACGCCAATGAGACCACGGGGGAAATTTCCATCATCATTGCCCCCGCCAGCGACAGCGCCACTCCTGCGGAGGGAGCCTTAACCGCCCCCCGGCCGGTGGTCGGCGACTATCTCAAGATGCAGTTTGTTCGTCAGGAAGTGGTGCCCACCATCCTTCGGTTCTTCTTCAAGTACCCTTGGAACAACTTCCTTCACAATGTTGTCTACGATATCGTGCAGCAGGTGTTCAACGGCCCTATGGATCGCGGTTTCAACCCGACGCTGGCCATCAGTCTCTTCGAGGCTgccgacatcaccaaccaaatCATCAACGGTCAGCTCGCCAGTGAAGAGTCGCAGGCCCAACACAAGACACGCATGGGTTACATGGGCCATTTGACGCTGATCGCCGAGGAAGTGGTCAAGTTCACGGAGCGTCACCCCCCCGAGCTGCTCAGCGAGGTTGTCTTGGACAAGGTCATGGCGCAGGATTGGATCAGCTACGTTGAGGGCGCGCTTGCTGAAACTCGCGAGCGTGATAATGCCATTCTTGGAGGGGTCAGGCCCGAGGTTGCTATGAGCAACCGGGCCGCCCAGTCTAGTTTGGTGGGCGTCGGCCTCAACGGACTGAGCTCAATCGGGCTGGGGGGAAACAACTCCAACACTCTTGCCGATGCTGGTCTGGGTGGCGGGTCAGACTTGGGTGACGGGTCCGGTGCCGGTGCCTCGCCGTTTGGGATCAGCAGTGGTACCATGATGAGCGGTTTCGGCAGCTCGagcgatgaggacgaggacgaggagcaagagagcgaggaggatgtcaataacgag TTTCGTGCGTATACCGATCCGTTGAATGCCAACTCGTCCAATTCCTTGAACCCGCCATCGATCCCGCcacctccgccacctccaccacctctcaaCATTATGCCGTCTAGAGCCCGTATGCAGCTGGCAGCTCGCCTAGCCAAGCGTAAtgcggctgcggctgcggAGAATGGCGGGCAGGAAGGAAGCTCGTCCAACATGGACGACGGGACTTCGGATGCCTTCACCCTTCCCAGCCTATCAGCAAGCGAGCGACTGCGCAACCCGTTTGCCGATGACggtgacgacgaggacaATAGCAGCGACGAGGACAACCTCGACaatgccgaggacgagggaggcGCAAGCAGCTCGGCGTGGAACAGAGGTTCGTGGTGGAGAGGTGTCGTTGGCGGTCGCAGTTCAAGCAGGAGACAAGGCGATAATGAGAATCAAGAGAAGGAACGCTTCGGCGACGGGCGGGATGATACTGACGATTCGGATGATGCCGTCCACGAAGACGACAttgacgacgaggagttTGGTGATTTCGCCATGCCCGAGGTTCAGTCGTCGGGAGCCATGGTCAGCGGGATCGATCCTGCCAGGGAGAAGATTCTAGTCAAGCCCATGGCTCTTCACCCCAGTGCCACCAAGAGCTCGTTTGGCAGCTTGTGGCCTTTTGGGGGTCAAGGCTTCGGTGcgaacaaggagaaggagaaggagcaagagaagaagacaGAGGGCGAGCAGGGGGCGTCGACGTCGCCGTCATCTTCTCCTGCCAATGCCATCACCGAGGAGCCGGTGGAACTTGgcaaggaagaggatgagggcgtcattggagaggatgggcaGAAGATCAAcagggcggtggaggcgaaGAGGAGAACGAGTATCGAGGATCcagacgacgatgatgtgggtggggaggagatcATTGTGCATAAGGGACCGGGAGTGCATTAG
- a CDS encoding uncharacterized protein (antiSMASH:Cluster_6; CAZy:GH79; EggNog:ENOG503NW4M; COG:G), translating to MITSMKITAASLLAGASAVNTSLSLVPASSVSQSHVPQFVSYSFEPAFWVEFFGEPDAPRNLTYTLLNHLHERGARPIIRAGGITMDSMIFDPSQKTSVVRTENSKGGIYRTTIGPAFYRSWDNFPEGTTFVSTLNFGNNSVPIARDLALASYNLQKDKIIHYELGNEPTNYPTSRWQGSTKAYVDQWLSFVNQINSALGGNRTGHSSGKWWASSATTDITPLKVRPADLIPAGINNTGQVSQYSIHSYAFATCEPARERLATIPNILNHTDLLRYADDEIYPSAKLTMQQKGEWVIGEFNSIACSGKPGVSDSFAQALWTADVELIYAVRNATSVHLHQGATLVFQSNQQLNTPGDDGTPGFSSYSLLYPINSTKRGEARVLPVFVSQLLVVEALSDGGRIAALKTPRGVAEREFSAYVIVDAAGTRVTKIVALNLKLYYAGQQKQRGEVVLDLGAHRGATVKRMTAPSVDEKDAAKVTWAGQSFKNGVAVGQVAEESLEARGKLSVRDSEAVLLTFE from the coding sequence ATGATCACGTCCATGAAAATAACTGCAGCATCATTGCTGGCAGGGGCGTCAGCAGTGAATACCTCACTAAGCCTTGTTCCCGCATCTTCAGTCTCGCAGTCACATGTGCCGCAGTTCGTCAGCTACTCCTTCGAGCCGGCCTTCTGGGTGGAGTTCTTCGGCGAACCAGACGCCCCCCGCAACCTGACgtacaccctcctcaaccacctccacgAGCGCGGTGCTCGTCCCATCATCAGGGCGGGAGGCATCACGATGGACAGCATGATATTTGACCCTTCCCAGAAAACATCTGTTGTCCGGACTGAGAACAGCAAAGGAGGCATCTACCGAACCACCATCGGGCCAGCCTTCTACCGCTCCTGGGACAACTTCCCCGAGGGCACCACGTTCGTCTCTACTCTCAACTTTGGCAACAACTCTGTCCCCATAGCCAGAGACCTTGCCCTCGCATCCTACAACCTCCAGAAAGACAAGATCATCCACTATGAGCTAGGCAACGAGCCCACAAACTATCCAACCTCTCGCTGGCAGGGAAGCACGAAGGCTTACGTCGATCAATGGCTCTCCTTTGTTAATCAGATCAACAGTGCTCTGGGTGGCAACCGGACTGGCCACAGCAGCGGAAAATGGTGGGCATCAAGCGCAACAACCGACATCACCCCTCTCAAGGTCCGTCCAGCAGACCTCATCCCGGCcggcatcaacaacaccggcCAAGTCTCGCAGTACTCCATCCACTCGTACGCATTTGCAACTTGTGAGCCCGCTCGTGAGCGATTGGCTACAATCCCGAACATTCTCAACCACACCGACCTACTCCGCTACGCCGACGATGAAATCTACCCTTCTGCCAAACTAACCATGCAGCAAAAGGGTGAGTGGGTGATCGGGGAGTTCAACTCGATTGCTTGTAGCGGAAAACCAGGAGTATCAGACTCGTTTGCACAGGCGCTGTGGACGGCAGACGTGGAGCTGATATACGCCGTGAGAAACGCGACAAGCGTGCACTTGCACCAGGGGGCAACGTTGGTGTTCCAGAGTAACCAGCAGCTGAACACGcctggagatgatgggacgCCGGGATTTAGCAGCTATTCGTTGTTGTACCCGATCAACTCGACCAAGAGGGGCGAGGCGAGGGTGTTGCCGGTGTTTGTCAGTcagctgctggtggtggaggcacTGAGTGACGGGGGGAGGATTGCTGCGCTAAAGACGCCCCGGGGGGTTGCAGAGAGGGAGTTTTCGGCGTATGTGATagttgatgctgctggtaCGAGGGTGACCAAGATTGTGGCCTTGAATTTGAAGCTGTATTATGCTGGACAGCAGAAGCAAAGAGGAGAGGTTGTGTTGGATTTAGGGGCTCATAGAGGGGCGACGGTTAAGCGTATGACTGCTCCATCAGTGGATGAGAAAGACGCTGCCAAGGTGACGTGGGCTGGGCAGTCGTTTAAGAatggtgttgctgtgggCCAAGTGGCTGAAGAAAGTTTGGAAGCGCGAGGGAAATTGTCGGTTCGGGATAGTGAGGCAGTCTTGTTGACATTTGAGTAA
- a CDS encoding uncharacterized protein (EggNog:ENOG503NZJM; antiSMASH:Cluster_6; COG:E), producing MDNSAPASGQNDTTATTSRALTHEPPPFLSRITRLSRIYTAKSLAFPSAWLREWKEYFYPPSTRPDIVKSYECRPDLPVRPRLRRRAFCPGHSER from the exons ATGGACAACTCTGCGCCAGCGTCAGGACAGAATGACACCACCGCGACGACGAGTAGAGCATTGACCCACGAaccaccccctttcctcTCGAGGATAACCCGCCTCTCCCGAATCTACACGGCGAAATCGCTAGCTTTTCCTTCGGCCTGGCTCAGGGAGTGGAAGGAGTACTTTTACCCGCCGTCGACGAGGCCGGATATAGTGAAGAGTTATGAGTGCAGGCCTGATTTGCCTGTCCG TCCACGGCTCCGCCGCCGCGCCTTTTGTCCTGGGCACTCCGAGAGATGA
- a CDS encoding uncharacterized protein (antiSMASH:Cluster_6), with product MNECLGLVGALEPYVMQDGNAYMTLTTCQSGCRGLTGVGAGPSVFLSGAADGAVSGQSEPFNPPSQRVLGWLGGGRAAAGTLGRGTAAGSTSFLISTHSRASHRINRRHKPHRSPAAGAGDADYNRTIFSSNVGYIVPCTIICIQGNFYTRH from the exons ATGAACGAGTGCCTGGGCCTGGTAGGCGCCCTGGAGCCATATGTCATGCAGGATGGAAATGCCTACATGACGCTCACCACGTGCCAATCTGGATGTCGAGGTCTAACCGGTGTTGGAGCTGGTCCAAGCGTCTTTCTTTCAGGTGCCGCTGATGGAGCTGTTTCTGGCCAATCAGAGCCTTTCAACCCACCCTCTCAGCGCGTccttggctggctgggcgGTGGGCGGGCAGCCGCAGGCACCCTAGGGAGGGGGACAGCCGCTGGGTCAACCTCATTTCTCATTTCGACACATTCAAGAGCTTCTCATCGCATCAACCGACGACACAAACCTCACAGAAGCCCAGCCGCAGGAGCCGGCGACGCTGATTACAATAGAACCATTTTCTCCTCGAACGTCGGCTACATTGTCCCCTGTACCATTATTTGCATTCAAGGAAATTTCT ATACTAGACATTAA